Genomic window (Deinococcus cellulosilyticus NBRC 106333 = KACC 11606):
AATACAGCCTGGAGCAGCGGGAATACGGCCTGACCCTGAGCCTCACCACTGCAGATGGCACCACCATCTACCGTCCCTCTGAGGGAACGGGAAGCACCCCTGCCAACACCTCTTCCAGCAACACTGCCTCCAACTCTGGTTACAGCAACAGCACTCCTGTGCAACAGCAGGTGAAACCCATCCGCACCGATGCCAGTGGCAACTGGAATGTGCTTTTGAGCGCGGGGGGCGAAACCCTGGAACTGACCATCAGTGTGGATGAGGATGACCGGGGCATCATGGGCAACGTGTACATGCAGGGCGAGTACGTGGGCTACGTGATGGGCAACCGCAACACGGGCGTGCTGAGCCTCACCCTCAACGACGACGATGAAACCACCTTCAAAGCCCAGGGCAACTTCAGAAACAACCCTGACAACGCCAGATACCCCATTGATTACTATCTGGGCGAGTTCGAGGCCACCAACGTGCGGGGGGAGAGCCTGGGCAATGGAGCCCTTGAACTGAGCCGTCCGCAAAATTGAATTCCATAAGCAAAAACAGGGCCGCTGGCCCTGTTTTCTTTAGTTGTCCCAGTTTTACTTTTGCTGAAGCATGGAGATGATGTTCAGGTCATGGAAGTGCCTGTAGAATTTCGGGAATTCCTCTCCTGCAAGCCCGAGGTCCTGCATGGCCTGATCGAAGGACCACTGGACCTGCTCCTTTTCAGTCAAACCAGCGGTTTTCTCTTTCAGAAGCTGGTAGTACTTCAGGTTTCTTGCCAGCAGGTCAGGGCTGGAGGTGCCTCCATGGCAGGCGAAGACCACCTGAGCGTTCAGGCTGTGCATGCGTTCCAGGGAGTCAATCAGCACCGGAAGTTCCGCAGGGTCGGCGGTATAGGGGATGGGGTGCTCTGCTGCGTCTCCGGTGAGGAGGGTCTGGATTTCGGGAATCCAGACGGCCAGGTGGTCTTTCAGGTGCCCCGGGGTGTGAATCAGGTGCAGGGTGAGGTCTCCACCGTGGATTTTCATTTCTCCCGTGAAAGTGACAGTGGGAGGGATGATCTTCACCTGGGCAAAGCGGGGATTTTTTTCCTGCTGGGATTTCAGGTAGGTTTCTGGTTCTCCACCTGAGAGAAGCTGCGCTGAAACCTCATGGGCGATGATCGGCGCAGGGTACGGTCCTGTGGATGTGAAAATGGCATTGCCCCAGGTGTGATCCGAATGCTGGTGGGTGTTGATGACCAGGAGGGACCTTCCAGACAGGTCTTCCTGAACGGCAAGCATGATTTTGAGGGCCTGTTCTGGTGTGCTGGTGGTGTCCACCAGCACCAGATGCCGTTCGGTGGTGATGACGTAGGCGTCCACCTCTCCTGCAGTGTCAAAGACACGGATTCTGGCATCCCAGCCGGTGTTGGGGCGTTCTGTCAGGGGAAAGGTTTCAGTCATGATTTGCTCCTGTGAAAAAGGTCTTTGCCTGCTCCAGGGCATGCTGATCCTGCAGCACATCACCAGGGCGGGAAACCCAGCCCACCAGTGCGCCCCTGTAATGCATTTTCATGTATCTGGCTGTGTGTTGCAGGGAGAGCAAGAGAGGCTGAACCTCTTCCTTTTCTCCGGTGTGCACGGTGATGGCGTGCAGGTTCCTGCCTTCCATTTGGGCCTTGAAATTCAGGTCTGGAACGCGCATCCAGCCACTCCACTCGTCGAGGTACCGCTGGGCCAGGGTGGGAAGGGAGTACCAGTACAGGGGGGCCACCAGCACCAGATCGGTGGCTTCCAGTGTGGCCTCCAGCAGCACACGGGCAGCACCTTCTGGAGGTGGATAGGTTCCAACGCTGTGCCGCACATCCTCAAACATGGGCAGTGGATGGTCTTTGAGGTCGATCCAGGTTTGTTTTGCATGTGCAGGCAGGGCTTCAGCAGCTTTGCGGGCGAGTTGCTCGGTGTTGCCGCCTCTGCGGGCACTGCTGAGCAGGAAAAGGTGATGGGTGGACATGGCTCCTCTTTCCAGACACGCCATGTGGGTGCTGGCGTCGCCTTGCTGTGATCTTATACAATCTGGATGGCTTAAACGTGAAAAAGGAACTTTTGCTCTCCAAAAGCTTTTTTCACCTCTGAAAGGTAAAGTGGAACCAGCATGAACCTCCGAGAGATTGCCCTTCAGGTGCCCCAGACCACCACCACACCAGAACATGTGGTGCTGGTTTTGCGTGAGGCCATCACCTCTGGGGTCCTGAAAGCAGGTCAGGCGCTTCCTGCAGATGCCATTGCTGCAGAGCTGGAGGTCAGCCGAAGTCCGGTGCGAGAAGCCCTCAGGCAACTGGAAACCGAGGGACTGATTCAGTACTATCCCCACCGGGGTGCAGTGGTGGCCGCCCTGACCGAGCGGGACATCCTGCAGATCTTCGAAATCCGCCAGATTCTGGAACTCGGTGCCCTTGAACTGGCCTTTCCTCACCTCGGCCCAGCAGATCTGCAAAGCTTGCAAGACATCTCTGAACGCTATGAGGCAAGCACCGATCTCAGCGAGATGAAACAGCTGGATGTGCAGTTCCATGAAACGCTCTACCAGCTTCACAGGAACCCGCAGCTCAGGGACCTGATCTCTTCCTTGCGCATGAAGGTGGATGGTTACTGGCACATGTACATGAGGCTGGTGCGGCACAAATCCCGTTTCGAGAAAGACCACCGGGACCTGCTGCTGGCCTGTGAATCAGGGGACCTGCAAGAGGCCCGGGCCGTGCTGAAGTGCCATCTGGAGCAGACCGCCCTGATGCTGATGGAGCAACTGAAAGCAGAAGCACATCCGCCTGTCCGCAAACGACGGGTGCGGCCTGATCAGTGACAATAAAAAACCCGGCAAAAGCCGGGCTGTATGGAGTGGACCTTCAGGTGGATGAAGTCTGTTCCTGCCTTGCAGGCTGGGGACGGGTCACGAGCCAGCTGTACAGCATCCAGCTGAAGACCAGCAAGAGGGCTGCACTGAAAAACGCGATTCCAGGAATGGAGGTCTGGGCAGATGGGGTTGCGTAGTGGGAGAACAGTGCAGTGGACATCAGGGGTCCCACCACTCCCGTCAGGCTGTTCAGTCCACCCATGTTGCCCTGCACCACACCCTGCGCTTCTGGGGGCACTTTTGAGGCAAGTTGGGCCTGGAGAGCAGGACCGCCCACCCCCATCAGGACCGACAGGGGCATGGAGGCAAAGAACATCCAGGGAAGGCTGGAAAGACCGTACAGCACATAACCCACAATCCCCAGCACCAGGGCCACCTGCACGGTGCGCACGGTCCCAAAGCGTTTGAGCACCGGGGAAACCAGAAGCGTCTGCACCGGAATGCCCAGCACCCCTGCCACGGTCAGGGCCAGACCGCTCTCTCCGGGTCCCCAGCCGTAGCGGGCCGCCCCGTGCAGCACCCAGGTGCTGGTCATGAACTGCAGGGCCAGAGCAGTGAGCACGTTCACCCAGGCCAGACCGGTCAGTCCGGGATACTTTCCAATCACACCGAGGGAACGCAGAGGGATCAGGTTCTGAAGCGCAATGGGGCCATTGCTGCGCCTGTGGTGCGACTCGGGAAGCACCAGCAGTCCGTACAGGAAGTTCAGAAAGGCGAAACCTGCAGCAAAGATGTAAGGCAGGCGGATGTCATGCTGCCCGAGCAAACCCCCGAGGGCAGGACCGATGATGATGCCCAGGCTGAATGCTGCCCCGACCATCCCAAAATTGCGTGCCCGGGTCTCAGGGGTGCTGATGTCTGCGATGTAGGCGTTGGCCACTCCTGCACTCGCAGCAGCAGCACCACCAAGAAAACGCGCGACGAACAGCCAGATCAGGCTGGGACTGAAAACAGCCAGGGCGTACGAGAAGGAAGCAAGCAGG
Coding sequences:
- a CDS encoding MBL fold metallo-hydrolase, producing MTETFPLTERPNTGWDARIRVFDTAGEVDAYVITTERHLVLVDTTSTPEQALKIMLAVQEDLSGRSLLVINTHQHSDHTWGNAIFTSTGPYPAPIIAHEVSAQLLSGGEPETYLKSQQEKNPRFAQVKIIPPTVTFTGEMKIHGGDLTLHLIHTPGHLKDHLAVWIPEIQTLLTGDAAEHPIPYTADPAELPVLIDSLERMHSLNAQVVFACHGGTSSPDLLARNLKYYQLLKEKTAGLTEKEQVQWSFDQAMQDLGLAGEEFPKFYRHFHDLNIISMLQQK
- a CDS encoding flavodoxin family protein, with the translated sequence MSTHHLFLLSSARRGGNTEQLARKAAEALPAHAKQTWIDLKDHPLPMFEDVRHSVGTYPPPEGAARVLLEATLEATDLVLVAPLYWYSLPTLAQRYLDEWSGWMRVPDLNFKAQMEGRNLHAITVHTGEKEEVQPLLLSLQHTARYMKMHYRGALVGWVSRPGDVLQDQHALEQAKTFFTGANHD
- a CDS encoding GntR family transcriptional regulator is translated as MNLREIALQVPQTTTTPEHVVLVLREAITSGVLKAGQALPADAIAAELEVSRSPVREALRQLETEGLIQYYPHRGAVVAALTERDILQIFEIRQILELGALELAFPHLGPADLQSLQDISERYEASTDLSEMKQLDVQFHETLYQLHRNPQLRDLISSLRMKVDGYWHMYMRLVRHKSRFEKDHRDLLLACESGDLQEARAVLKCHLEQTALMLMEQLKAEAHPPVRKRRVRPDQ
- a CDS encoding MFS transporter, which gives rise to MSTRRQAAVSFIFVTLLIDMLGLGVLIPVMPQMVASLTHDPATASQSFGVLIGLYSLAQLLASPILGALSDRYGRKPVLLGSALLASFSYALAVFSPSLIWLFVARFLGGAAAASAGVANAYIADISTPETRARNFGMVGAAFSLGIIIGPALGGLLGQHDIRLPYIFAAGFAFLNFLYGLLVLPESHHRRSNGPIALQNLIPLRSLGVIGKYPGLTGLAWVNVLTALALQFMTSTWVLHGAARYGWGPGESGLALTVAGVLGIPVQTLLVSPVLKRFGTVRTVQVALVLGIVGYVLYGLSSLPWMFFASMPLSVLMGVGGPALQAQLASKVPPEAQGVVQGNMGGLNSLTGVVGPLMSTALFSHYATPSAQTSIPGIAFFSAALLLVFSWMLYSWLVTRPQPARQEQTSST